In Penicillium psychrofluorescens genome assembly, chromosome: 5, a single window of DNA contains:
- a CDS encoding uncharacterized protein (ID:PFLUO_008388-T1.cds;~source:funannotate): MSESVKSDKYPGLTRYSTPVPELDDHRFQFQLGSVPRFEAPGDITAHQGPNGETLDRADLLHVQDALREAGPVYRDFEQAIVDDDQSVNDVNGMVRRFSATPRRISRGQQDRAGTISRKSSVSARSSSPPNSVDAFADPRRRERANTLDSHVDLDLEAILHRTVSGGTQARRPTFSNASVARPQPGDIPLDPNEGACYDQPGRIPVIDYEELEEFVALNQNIQPTGDRRKHSFSSQSRKPRIFHDLRPGAKDADDNASPSDSTDCCVLESEKPSKAFDDKELVQTHQNSNEPRFGFFSSESQTTVHAAELGDLVLPGDSFRDLFQLGPEGGVWWLDVINPTEEELGAISRAFSIHPLTTEDILTQEAREKVELFKQYYFVCFRTFYQVDKNSEDFLEPVNFYMVVFRDGVLTFSFVENPHAANVRKRIGKLRDYMALSSDWICYAMIDDIVDSFGPVIHDVEVESEAIEDYVFIARVDDFESFLPRIGGLRKKVMTLMRLLGGKADVIRGFSKRCNEQYSVTPRGDIGLYLGDIQDHVVTMMSNLGHFEKMLSRSHTNYLAQLNVTNLVLGNHVNKVLSKVTLIATILVPLNLICGLFGMNVPVPGKDTEGYAWFFGIIGVIGGVVIVSMAAARYFKLV; this comes from the exons ATGTCCGAATCTGTCAAGTCCGACAAGTACCCGGGCTTGACCCGGTACAGCACTCCCGTCCCCGAGCTGGACGATCATCGTTTCCAGTTTCAGCTGGGTTCGGTCCCCCGTTTCGAGGCCCCCGGGGACATCACCGCTCACCAGGGACCGAACGGAGAGACCCTGGACCGTGCAGATCTGCTCCACGTGCAGGATGCCCTTCGGGAGGCGGGACCTGTCTACCGAGACTTTGAGCAAGCGattgtggatgatgatcagtCCGTCAATGATGTCAATGGAATGGTGCGGCGTTTTTCGGCCACCCCTCGCCGAATCAGCCGGGGCCAGCAAGATCGCGCGGGGACCATCTCGCGCAAATCATCCGTCTCGGCTCGGTCATCCTCGCCACCCAACTCGGTGGACGCTTTCGCGGACCCGCGTCGTCGGGAGCGAGCAAACACCTTGGATAGCCATGTCGATCTCGATCTGGAAGCCATTCTGCACCGTACCGTCTCCGGCGGTACGCAGGCTCGCCGCCCGACCTTCAGCAATGCGAGCGTGGCTCGCCCCCAGCCGGGAGATATCCCACTGGACCCCAATGAAGGGGCTTGCTACGATCAGCCGGGCCGCATTCCCGTGATTGACTacgaggagctcgaggaaTTCGTGGCCCTCAACCAGAACATCCAGCCTACTGGCGACCGTCGCAAGCACAGCTTCAGCTCTCAGAGCAGGAAGCCTCGCATTTTTCATGACCTTCGTCCGGGTGCCAAAGACGCCGACGATAATGCCAGCCCTTCCGATTCGACTGATTGCTGTGTCCTTGAATCCGAGAAGCCCAGCAAGGCTTTCGACGACAAGGAGCTGGTCCAGACGCACCAGAACTCGAATGAGCCTCGGTTTGGGTTCTTCTCATCCGAGTCGCAGACCACGGTGCATGCGGCGGAGCTGGGAGATCTGGTGCTCCCCGGGGACAGCTTCCGGGATTTGTTTCAACTGGGACCCGAAGGTGGTGTCTGGTGGCTTGATGTCATCAACCCAACCGAGGAGGAACTGGGCGCCATCTCTCGAGCCTTCTCTATTCATCCGCTGACAACGGAGGATATTTTGACTCAAGAAGCCcgcgagaaggtcgagctCTTCAAGCAATACTACTTTGTCTGCTTCCGCACTTTCTACCAAGTGGACAAGAACAGCGAGGATTTTCTGGAGCCGGTCAACTTTTACATGGTGGTGTTTCGGGACGGGGTCTTGACCTTCTCCTTTGTTGAGAACCCTCACGCCGCCAATGTCCGGAAGCGTATTGGAAAACTGCGTGATTATATGGCTCTCAGCAGCGACTGGATTTGTTACGCGATGAT CGACGACATTGTCGACAGTTTCGGTCCGGTCATTCACGACGTGGAGGTGGAATCTGAGGCGATTGAGGACTATGTGTTCATCGCCCGAGTGGACGATTTCGAGTCCTTCCTCCCTCGGATCGGTGGTCTCCGCAAGAAAGTTATGACTCTGATGCGCTTGTTGGGCGGCAAGGCGGACGTCATCCGCGGATTCTCGAAGCGCTGCAATGAGCAGTACTCGGTGACGCCTCGCGGCGACATTGGGTTGTATCTGGGCGATATCCAGGATCACGTCGTGACCATGATGTCGAACCTGGGGCACTTTGAGAAGATGCTCAGTCGGTCGCACACCAACTACCTGGCCCAGTTGAATGTTACCAACTTGGTGCTGGGCAACCATGTCAACAAGGTGCTCAGCAAGGTCACGCTGATTGCCACGATTCTGGTTCCGCTGAACTTGATCTGCGGTCTCTTTGGCATGAACGTCCCCGTGCCTGGAAAGGACACGGAAGGATACGCCTGGTTCTTTGGAATCATCGGGGTGATTGGCGGGGTGGTCATCGTCAGcatggctgctgctcggTACTTTAAGCTTGTTTGA